In Lodderomyces elongisporus chromosome 2, complete sequence, the following proteins share a genomic window:
- a CDS encoding uncharacterized protein (BUSCO:EOG092651OF) — protein sequence MTIKANRNAEHNKLGTTTTSKDYQYPKAVVFDLDYTLWPCWCDTHIDTPIKSVSSTQVIDRSGMRLSFYPHVESIIQELVANDVKIIGASRTATPQVAKKLLSMLHINDKPAITYFDSLQWGQGSKIKHIGLAAKQLGMSQELQEGEFVLFDDELRNRDVKNIKVHFVHVPDESKGLTRQIFEQGLLSR from the coding sequence ATGACTATAAAGGCAAACCGCAATGCTGAGCACAACAAACTTGGTACCACAACCACGTCCAAAGATTATCAGTATCCGAAAGCAGTGGTGTTTGATCTAGACTACACTTTATGGCCGTGCTGGTGTGACACTCATATCGATACCCCAATAAAATCAGTGTCTTCGACACAGGTAATTGATAGATCAGGCATGAGACTTTCCTTTTATCCACATGTTGAATCCATAATACAGGAACTAGTTGCAAATGACGTGAAAATAATAGGTGCTAGCCGGACAGCTACGCCTCAGGTGGCAAAGAAACTTTTGTCGATGCTCCATATCAATGACAAACCCGCGATAACATACTTTGACTCACTTCAGTGGGGCCAGGGTTCCAAGATCAAACATATCGGTTTGGCTGCAAAGCAACTAGGTATGAGCCAAGAGTTACAAGAAGGCGAGTTTGTACTTTTTGATGACGAATTGAGGAACAGAGATGTGAAAAATATCAAAGTTCACTTTGTTCATGTCCCGGATGAATCAAAGGGCCTAACAAGGCAAATATTTGAGCAAGGACTCCTATCTCGATAG
- the HTA1_3 gene encoding histone H2A, whose translation MTGGKGKSGVAAVAQGASNSRSSKAGLTFPVGRVHRFLRNGNYAQRIGSSAPVYLASVLEYLTAEILELAGNAARDNKKSRIIPRHLQLAIRNDEELNKLLGQVTIAQGGVMPYIHQNLLPKKSGKAAV comes from the coding sequence ATGACTGGTGGTAAGGGTAAGAGCGGTGTTGCCGCTGTTGCTCAAGGAGCCTCAAACAGCAGATCTTCTAAAGCAGGCTTGACGTTTCCAGTTGGAAGAGTTCATCGGTTTTTGAGAAACGGGAATTATGCGCAGAGGATCGGATCAAGTGCACCAGTTTATTTGGCTTCTGTTTTAGAGTATTTGACAGCGGAGATTTTGGAATTAGCAGGAAATGCCGCTAGAGACAATAAGAAGTCCAGAATCATTCCCAGACATTTGCAGTTAGCAATTAGGAATGACGAAGAGCTAAACAAGCTATTGGGTCAGGTCACGATTGCGCAAGGTGGTGTTATGCCCTACATTCACCAGAACTTGTTGCCAAAAAAATCCGGAAAGGCAGCCGTTTGA